One stretch of Cedecea neteri DNA includes these proteins:
- a CDS encoding FHA domain-containing protein, with the protein MYELRVLNGLHEGAALPLSGERWQLGNSADSDLQLNDGGIKASHALLSRSAEGWMLTPMDGTVCHRHGERLSEQQLWQPGEIFAVGGVWLTLAAADEEWDNRPPPPPVPVASQSETASAAREPIGGTPSKPAPAVRRSLLAKILPRWAQIFTLSSLMLLTFTIFSWVLQPGIAQQNSDEEPQIKPAIADSNELRSLVEQDLRERELYNKVQLASTPQGITLTGELQENQLPIVSRMVDSIRSDYQLKIALNNQTKVREAVLPFHIVQITAGPHANIVTEDGQRLFVGDERNGLRLTGITADSVQFGGKENIAVKW; encoded by the coding sequence ATGTATGAGCTGAGAGTATTAAACGGATTACATGAAGGCGCGGCGCTGCCGTTAAGCGGCGAACGCTGGCAACTGGGCAACTCGGCCGACAGCGATTTGCAGCTCAACGATGGCGGTATCAAGGCCAGCCACGCCCTGCTTAGCCGCAGCGCCGAAGGCTGGATGCTCACGCCGATGGACGGCACGGTTTGCCATCGCCACGGCGAACGCCTGAGCGAACAGCAGCTGTGGCAGCCGGGCGAAATCTTCGCCGTCGGGGGCGTTTGGCTGACGCTTGCCGCCGCCGACGAAGAATGGGATAACCGCCCGCCGCCACCGCCGGTGCCGGTAGCCAGCCAGAGCGAAACGGCCTCCGCTGCGCGTGAGCCAATCGGGGGCACACCAAGCAAACCGGCGCCAGCCGTGCGCCGCTCGCTGCTGGCAAAAATTCTGCCGCGCTGGGCGCAAATCTTCACCCTGTCCAGCCTGATGCTGCTGACCTTCACCATCTTCAGCTGGGTGCTGCAGCCCGGTATCGCCCAGCAAAACAGCGACGAAGAGCCGCAAATCAAACCGGCGATCGCCGACAGTAATGAACTGCGCAGCCTGGTGGAACAGGATCTGCGAGAGCGAGAGCTTTACAACAAAGTGCAGCTCGCCAGCACGCCGCAGGGCATTACGCTCACCGGTGAGCTGCAGGAAAACCAGCTGCCGATTGTCAGCCGCATGGTGGACAGCATCCGCAGCGATTATCAGCTGAAAATAGCGCTCAATAACCAGACCAAAGTGCGCGAGGCCGTACTGCCCTTCCACATCGTGCAAATAACCGCCGGGCCACACGCCAATATCGTGACCGAAGACGGGCAGCGCCTGTTTGTCGGCGACGAAAGAAACGGCCTGCGCCTGACCGGCATTACCGCCGACAGCGTGCAGTTTGGCGGCAAAGAAAACATCGCGGTGAAGTGGTAA
- the sctN gene encoding type III secretion system ATPase SctN: protein MVMGRYQTDLDGWFAARHRALSQLSAVSAHGRITGISGILLESSLPQARIGDLCLISRSGGTEVMAEVVGFNPRHTLLSALGPLDGIAQGARVTPLFQPHSISVSDSLFGSVLDGFGRAIDEDSLSAFALASETPDARGVLGDAPPPTDRPRIDTPLPTGIRAIDGVLTIGVGQRVGVFAGAGCGKTTLLAEMARNTPCDAIVFGLIGERGRELREFLDHELDAELRSRTVLVCSTSDRSSMERARAAFTATAIAEAFRNKGKNVLLIIDSLTRFARAQREIGLALGEPPGRGGLPPSVYTLLPGLLERAGKTSRGSITALYSVLIEQDSMNDPVADEVRSLIDGHIVLTRRLAERGHYPAVDVLASLSRTMSNVVPREHIAEASTLRQMMSAYQQVEMLIRLGEYQPGNDPMTDAAVQSQSAINAFLRQANHAPSDFMATRQQLQEAIACAPSY from the coding sequence GTGGTAATGGGGCGCTATCAGACCGACCTCGACGGCTGGTTTGCAGCGCGCCACCGCGCCCTGAGCCAGCTTTCCGCCGTCAGCGCTCACGGCCGCATCACCGGCATCAGCGGCATTCTGCTCGAAAGCAGCCTGCCCCAGGCCCGCATCGGCGATCTATGCCTTATTAGCCGCAGCGGCGGCACCGAAGTGATGGCCGAGGTTGTCGGCTTTAATCCGCGCCACACGTTGCTTTCCGCCCTGGGGCCGCTGGACGGCATTGCCCAGGGTGCGCGGGTCACGCCGTTGTTTCAGCCCCACTCGATTAGCGTGTCGGACAGCTTATTTGGCAGCGTGCTGGACGGATTTGGCCGCGCCATTGACGAAGACAGCCTCTCCGCGTTTGCTTTAGCCAGCGAGACGCCGGACGCCCGTGGCGTGCTCGGCGATGCTCCTCCGCCCACGGACAGGCCGCGCATTGATACACCTCTGCCAACCGGCATCCGCGCCATTGACGGCGTCCTGACGATTGGCGTGGGCCAGCGCGTGGGCGTTTTTGCGGGAGCAGGCTGCGGCAAAACCACCCTGCTCGCCGAGATGGCGCGCAACACGCCGTGCGATGCCATCGTGTTCGGCCTGATTGGCGAACGTGGCCGCGAGCTACGAGAATTTTTGGATCACGAACTGGATGCCGAACTGCGCTCCCGCACCGTGCTGGTTTGCTCCACCTCCGACCGCAGCAGCATGGAGCGTGCCCGCGCCGCATTTACCGCCACGGCCATTGCCGAAGCTTTCCGTAACAAAGGCAAAAACGTGCTGCTGATTATCGACTCGCTGACGCGTTTTGCTCGCGCCCAGCGTGAAATCGGCCTGGCGCTCGGCGAACCGCCTGGACGTGGCGGGCTGCCACCGTCGGTGTATACCCTGCTGCCGGGGCTGCTTGAACGCGCCGGGAAAACGTCGCGTGGCTCGATCACCGCCCTTTATTCGGTGCTGATTGAGCAGGACTCGATGAACGATCCCGTGGCCGATGAAGTCCGCTCGCTGATCGACGGCCACATCGTCTTAACCCGCCGCCTGGCGGAGCGCGGCCACTATCCCGCCGTCGACGTGCTGGCAAGCCTGAGCCGGACCATGAGCAACGTGGTGCCGCGGGAACACATTGCCGAAGCCAGCACGCTGCGCCAGATGATGTCGGCTTATCAACAGGTCGAAATGCTCATCCGCCTCGGCGAATACCAGCCGGGCAACGACCCGATGACCGACGCCGCCGTGCAGTCTCAGTCGGCGATTAACGCGTTTTTGCGCCAGGCGAACCACGCCCCAAGCGACTTTATGGCTACCCGTCAGCAGCTGCAGGAGGCGATCGCCTGTGCGCCGTCATATTGA